One window of Cohnella hashimotonis genomic DNA carries:
- a CDS encoding polyprenyl synthetase family protein, with protein sequence MQTEELSVYLASRRALIEQALENAIPGDWRVNGRLKEAAMYSLAAGGKRLRPIFVLAAAEAVRGDEQAVRMAMPFAIAVEMVHTYSLIHDDLPAMDDDDYRRGIPTNHKVFGEATAILAGDGLLTHAFYVATEALSLGVPAERTLAVVRDLARMAGFPGMVGGQADDMEGEQGITAIGQLEHIHLHKTSDLIAFSLRAGGHAAGASDRQLDALGRFGTNVGLAFQIQDDILDITGDQDKLGKPVGSDERQGKVTYPYLIGLDESRRRVAELTEQAIQAVRSAGLADGGRLEQIANRLISRDN encoded by the coding sequence GTGCAGACGGAAGAACTATCGGTCTATCTGGCGTCGCGAAGGGCGTTGATCGAGCAGGCGCTCGAGAATGCGATACCCGGGGATTGGCGCGTGAACGGACGGCTCAAGGAAGCCGCGATGTATTCGCTTGCCGCAGGCGGCAAACGTCTTCGTCCGATTTTCGTGCTGGCTGCGGCAGAGGCCGTTCGGGGCGACGAGCAGGCTGTGAGAATGGCCATGCCGTTCGCGATCGCCGTGGAAATGGTGCATACGTATTCGCTTATCCATGACGATCTTCCCGCGATGGACGATGACGACTACAGGCGGGGCATTCCGACCAATCACAAAGTTTTCGGGGAAGCGACGGCGATATTGGCCGGCGACGGACTGCTGACGCACGCTTTTTATGTCGCTACCGAAGCGTTGTCTCTAGGCGTGCCTGCCGAACGTACGCTTGCCGTCGTCCGCGATCTGGCCAGGATGGCGGGCTTTCCGGGCATGGTCGGCGGGCAGGCCGACGATATGGAAGGCGAGCAGGGAATTACGGCTATCGGACAGCTCGAGCATATTCACCTGCACAAGACGAGCGATCTCATCGCTTTTTCCTTGAGGGCTGGCGGACATGCGGCCGGCGCTAGCGACCGGCAGCTGGACGCGCTCGGACGTTTCGGCACGAACGTCGGATTAGCCTTTCAAATCCAAGACGACATTCTCGATATTACAGGCGATCAGGACAAGCTCGGCAAGCCTGTGGGCAGCGACGAACGGCAGGGCAAGGTGACGTATCCTTATTTGATCGGCCTTGATGAGAGCCGCAGGCGCGTCGCAGAGCTGACGGAGCAGGCGATCCAAGCGGTCAGATCCGCGGGGCTTGCGGACGGCGGGCGATTGGAACAAATCGCCAATCGACTGATCTCGCGCGACAATTAA
- the dxs gene encoding 1-deoxy-D-xylulose-5-phosphate synthase, with amino-acid sequence MLLDSIHSPTDLKRLSMSELPQLAQEIRQFLIEKLSVTGGHLAPNLGVVELTLAMHYLYDSPTDKFLFDVGHQAYVHKMLTGRMDRFDTLRQKDGLCGFVKRTESEHDVWEAGHSSTSLSGAMGMALARDMQGRSNKVIAVIGDGALTGGMALEALNHIGHEKRKLTVVLNDNEMSIAPNVGALHNYLGKVRSDKTYRKAKDEFEWLLRKVPAIGGKLARTAERLKDSLKYLVVPGMLFEEFGLKYLGPVDGHDTEKLIEAFRQADNCEGPVLVHILTVKGKGYSPAEADSHKWHGITGSYKIESGQVLKPVGPPMYTEVFGNTLIELAEKDSRIMAITPAMPGGSGLLGFAQRFPGRMIDVGIAEQHAATMSAALAMEGMKPVYAVYSTFLQRAYDQVVHDICRHNANVIFAIDRAGFVGGDGETHQGVYDIAYLRHIPNLVLMMPKDENELRRMMATAVAYDDGPIAIRYPREQGRGVAMDEQPSPIPIGSWEVVRDGDYAAILAIGPMVHVAEEAAELLKREGLSVRVVNARFVKPLDEAMLAQLAKEHLPMLVLEEAAVAGGLGSAILEHYAQQGLKPTVQLAGIPDRFIEHATIKEQRAEVGLTAEETAKQVRAFALLKRQRQTAN; translated from the coding sequence TTGCTGCTCGACAGCATCCATAGTCCAACCGACCTGAAGCGGCTGTCCATGTCAGAGCTTCCTCAGTTGGCCCAAGAGATCAGACAATTCCTAATTGAAAAGCTGTCCGTGACGGGCGGGCATCTCGCGCCGAATCTTGGCGTCGTCGAACTGACGCTCGCGATGCATTACTTGTACGACAGCCCGACCGACAAATTTTTGTTCGACGTGGGTCATCAGGCTTATGTGCACAAAATGCTGACCGGACGCATGGACCGGTTCGACACGCTTCGGCAGAAGGACGGACTGTGCGGCTTCGTCAAGCGCACGGAGAGCGAGCACGACGTATGGGAGGCCGGCCACAGCAGCACCTCTCTGTCCGGCGCGATGGGTATGGCGCTGGCCCGGGATATGCAGGGCCGCTCCAACAAGGTCATCGCGGTCATCGGCGACGGGGCGCTCACCGGTGGTATGGCGCTCGAGGCGCTTAACCATATCGGCCATGAAAAGCGCAAGCTTACCGTTGTCTTGAACGATAACGAGATGTCCATTGCACCCAACGTGGGGGCGCTTCACAATTATTTGGGCAAGGTTCGCAGCGACAAGACGTACCGCAAAGCCAAGGACGAGTTCGAGTGGCTGCTGCGCAAGGTGCCGGCTATCGGAGGCAAGCTGGCGCGGACCGCCGAGCGGCTCAAAGACAGCCTGAAGTATCTGGTCGTACCCGGCATGTTGTTCGAGGAGTTCGGTCTCAAGTATCTCGGACCGGTCGACGGTCACGATACGGAGAAGCTGATCGAAGCGTTCCGCCAGGCGGACAATTGCGAAGGTCCCGTGCTTGTCCACATCCTCACCGTCAAGGGGAAGGGCTATTCCCCGGCCGAGGCGGATTCACACAAATGGCACGGGATTACCGGCTCCTATAAGATCGAATCCGGCCAGGTGCTCAAGCCCGTCGGCCCGCCGATGTACACCGAGGTATTCGGCAATACGCTGATCGAGCTGGCCGAGAAGGACAGTCGGATCATGGCGATTACGCCCGCGATGCCGGGCGGATCCGGCCTGCTTGGCTTTGCGCAGCGGTTTCCGGGACGGATGATCGATGTCGGGATTGCGGAGCAGCATGCAGCCACGATGTCCGCAGCGCTTGCGATGGAGGGCATGAAGCCGGTTTATGCGGTTTATTCGACCTTCCTGCAGCGTGCCTACGATCAGGTGGTGCACGATATTTGCCGCCACAATGCCAACGTAATCTTCGCCATCGACCGCGCCGGTTTCGTCGGGGGAGACGGCGAGACGCATCAGGGGGTTTACGATATCGCGTACCTCCGCCATATTCCGAATCTCGTCCTGATGATGCCCAAGGACGAGAACGAGCTGCGCCGCATGATGGCGACGGCTGTCGCATACGACGACGGTCCGATCGCGATCCGCTACCCGCGCGAGCAAGGCAGAGGCGTCGCGATGGACGAACAACCGTCGCCCATTCCGATCGGCTCTTGGGAAGTCGTGCGAGACGGAGACTACGCGGCGATTCTCGCGATAGGTCCGATGGTACACGTCGCCGAAGAAGCGGCGGAATTGTTGAAGCGCGAAGGACTCAGCGTGCGCGTCGTCAATGCACGCTTCGTCAAGCCGCTGGACGAGGCCATGCTTGCTCAGCTTGCCAAGGAACATCTGCCGATGCTTGTCCTTGAAGAGGCGGCGGTCGCCGGCGGACTTGGGAGCGCAATCCTCGAGCACTACGCGCAGCAAGGCCTCAAGCCGACCGTGCAGCTTGCCGGCATTCCGGACCGCTTCATCGAGCATGCGACGATCAAGGAGCAGCGCGCCGAAGTCGGCCTGACCGCCGAAGAGACGGCGAAGCAGGTTCGGGCGTTTGCGCTGTTGAAGCGTCAGCGGCAGACGGCGAACTGA
- a CDS encoding TlyA family RNA methyltransferase — translation MTTVAKERLDVLLVEQGFFDSREKAKSAIMAGLVLVGTEQVDKAGTKIPRDAALTVKGAVHPYVSRGGLKLEKAIREFGIDLQNAVMMDIGASTGGFTDCALQHGASFVYAIDVGYNQLDWRLRQEPRVCVMERCNFRHMTPDQLTGPTPAFVSIDVSFISLKLILPALRPLLGPGAGTVALIKPQFEAGREQVGKSGVVRDPGVHLSVLREVLSAAHTLGFELRGLTYSPITGGEGNIEFLAYWRMPVQGSEQSVGEQAQGLQSDQWSSDSLLQSVVEEAGAQFRHRA, via the coding sequence ATGACGACCGTTGCCAAAGAACGTCTCGACGTGCTGCTCGTGGAGCAAGGTTTTTTTGACAGCAGGGAAAAGGCCAAATCCGCGATAATGGCCGGTCTTGTCCTCGTCGGTACGGAGCAAGTGGATAAAGCGGGAACGAAAATTCCCCGCGACGCGGCTCTTACCGTTAAAGGCGCCGTCCATCCCTATGTGAGCCGGGGCGGGCTTAAGCTCGAAAAAGCCATTCGCGAATTCGGCATCGATCTGCAGAACGCGGTCATGATGGACATCGGCGCTTCGACCGGCGGGTTCACGGACTGCGCCCTGCAGCATGGCGCTTCGTTCGTCTACGCGATCGATGTCGGCTACAACCAGCTCGATTGGAGACTGCGCCAGGAGCCGCGCGTTTGCGTGATGGAGCGGTGCAATTTCAGGCATATGACGCCTGACCAGCTCACGGGCCCAACGCCCGCATTCGTATCGATCGACGTATCGTTTATATCGTTGAAGCTGATCCTGCCTGCATTGCGCCCGCTGCTTGGACCGGGTGCCGGCACCGTCGCGCTCATCAAGCCTCAATTCGAAGCCGGGCGCGAGCAGGTCGGCAAATCCGGCGTGGTGCGCGATCCCGGCGTTCATCTGAGCGTTCTGCGCGAAGTGCTGTCCGCGGCCCATACGCTTGGTTTTGAGCTGAGGGGTCTAACGTACTCCCCAATAACGGGCGGCGAAGGCAATATCGAGTTCCTCGCGTATTGGCGAATGCCGGTACAAGGATCCGAACAGTCCGTCGGAGAACAGGCCCAAGGCTTGCAGTCCGATCAATGGAGCAGCGACAGCCTGTTGCAAAGTGTCGTCGAAGAGGCCGGGGCTCAATTCAGGCATCGCGCCTAA
- the ahrC gene encoding transcriptional regulator AhrC/ArgR produces the protein MKGQRQRKIRELIGSSEIETQEDLVEALRAQSFNVTQATVSRDIKELQLIKVPLGDGRYKYAMPQDQRFNPSMKLKRAMMDHFIHAEAAENLVVVKCLPGTAGTIAALLDGMDWPEIVGTIGGDDTTLLICRTKAQGEEIVNRVLDIIR, from the coding sequence ATGAAAGGTCAGCGGCAAAGGAAAATCCGCGAGCTCATCGGCTCGAGCGAGATCGAGACGCAGGAAGACCTGGTAGAAGCCCTCCGCGCTCAAAGCTTTAATGTGACGCAAGCGACCGTCTCGCGCGATATTAAGGAGCTGCAGCTCATCAAGGTGCCGCTTGGCGACGGCAGGTATAAATACGCAATGCCGCAGGATCAGCGCTTTAACCCTTCGATGAAGCTGAAAAGAGCGATGATGGACCACTTTATCCATGCCGAGGCAGCCGAGAATCTGGTTGTCGTCAAATGTCTGCCCGGAACGGCCGGCACGATCGCCGCTCTGCTCGACGGCATGGACTGGCCCGAGATCGTCGGTACGATCGGCGGGGACGACACGACATTGCTCATATGCCGTACGAAGGCGCAGGGCGAGGAGATCGTCAACCGTGTTTTGGACATTATTCGTTAG
- the recN gene encoding DNA repair protein RecN, which yields MLQELSIRHLAVIENIRVSFKRGFEVLTGETGAGKSIIIDALGLIAGGRGSAEMIRHGCDKAEIEAVFDLDPAHPVWGVLDRHGVNADPQEALLVRRELQAQGKSSARVNGQHVTLTMLREIGENLVNIHGQHEHQSLLRTDRHLEWLDSFAGDAIASLKSEYQNRYREYATVSRERRELDELTRQQMQMLDLYRYQLEEIAEARLKPGEDESLAEERRKLSHAEKLAESATEAYDLLYGNKGLSVLSKAIAKLEDIVKVDPAKLGPLVEQLQSAYYAAEDVAYQLRDYKESIEFNPERLSEIEMRMDLLFGLRRKYGESVADILQYYARIQEDTQRLENRDELLKELNEREVRLEAELRALAERLGAIRRETAALLAAEIEQELKGLQMERAVFEVRLVSTEHLSPTGTDAAEFLLSTNPGEPPKPLARIASGGEMSRVMLALKAIFARIDQIPVLVFDEVDTGVSGRAAQSVADKLSRLASCCQVFCITHLPQVACMADDQFEIAKRVTDDGRTSTRVRMLSAEERVEELARMLGGVEVTDRTRHHAQEMLTLAEAQKSRQDA from the coding sequence ATGCTGCAAGAGCTGTCCATTCGCCACTTGGCGGTTATCGAGAATATCCGGGTTTCGTTTAAACGGGGCTTCGAGGTGCTGACAGGCGAAACGGGCGCAGGCAAGTCGATTATCATCGATGCGCTGGGCCTTATCGCCGGAGGACGCGGGTCCGCCGAGATGATCCGTCACGGCTGCGACAAAGCCGAGATCGAGGCGGTATTCGATCTCGATCCCGCTCATCCCGTATGGGGCGTGCTCGACCGGCACGGCGTCAACGCCGATCCGCAGGAGGCGCTGCTGGTGCGCCGGGAGCTGCAGGCGCAAGGCAAATCTTCAGCGCGCGTGAACGGGCAGCACGTTACGCTGACGATGCTGCGCGAGATCGGCGAGAACCTCGTCAACATACACGGACAGCATGAGCATCAGTCTTTGCTGCGCACCGACCGCCATTTGGAATGGCTTGATTCCTTTGCCGGGGACGCGATCGCCTCGCTCAAGTCAGAGTATCAGAACCGGTACAGGGAGTACGCAACGGTCAGCCGCGAGCGCAGGGAGCTCGATGAGCTCACCCGTCAACAAATGCAGATGCTCGACTTGTATCGGTACCAGCTCGAGGAGATCGCCGAAGCGCGTCTGAAGCCCGGAGAAGACGAATCGCTGGCCGAGGAACGGCGCAAGCTCTCGCACGCCGAGAAGCTGGCAGAATCGGCGACGGAGGCCTACGACCTGTTGTACGGCAACAAAGGGCTCAGCGTCTTGTCCAAAGCCATCGCAAAGCTCGAGGACATCGTCAAGGTCGATCCGGCAAAGCTCGGACCGCTTGTCGAGCAGCTGCAGTCGGCCTACTATGCGGCGGAGGACGTCGCTTACCAGCTGCGCGATTATAAAGAAAGCATCGAATTCAATCCCGAGCGATTATCCGAAATCGAGATGCGAATGGACCTTCTTTTCGGGCTTCGCCGCAAGTATGGAGAGAGCGTAGCGGATATCCTACAGTATTATGCCCGAATCCAGGAAGATACGCAGCGCCTCGAAAATCGCGACGAGCTTCTGAAGGAATTAAACGAACGCGAAGTGCGTCTGGAAGCGGAACTGCGTGCGCTGGCCGAACGTCTCGGTGCCATACGCAGGGAGACGGCAGCGTTGCTCGCTGCGGAGATCGAGCAGGAGCTCAAGGGATTGCAAATGGAGCGGGCGGTATTCGAAGTGCGGCTAGTAAGCACGGAGCATTTGAGTCCGACCGGCACCGATGCCGCCGAGTTCCTCCTGTCGACCAATCCAGGCGAGCCGCCGAAGCCGCTTGCCCGCATTGCGTCGGGCGGCGAGATGTCTCGGGTCATGCTGGCATTAAAGGCGATTTTCGCCCGGATCGATCAGATTCCCGTGCTCGTGTTCGACGAAGTCGATACGGGGGTGAGCGGACGCGCCGCTCAATCGGTTGCCGACAAGCTATCAAGGCTTGCATCTTGCTGTCAGGTGTTTTGCATCACGCATTTACCGCAGGTCGCTTGCATGGCAGACGATCAATTCGAGATCGCCAAGCGCGTCACCGACGACGGCCGCACCTCGACGCGGGTCCGGATGCTCAGTGCCGAAGAACGCGTGGAGGAGCTTGCCCGTATGCTGGGCGGCGTGGAAGTGACCGATCGGACTCGCCATCACGCGCAAGAAATGTTAACGCTGGCCGAAGCTCAAAAATCGCGCCAGGACGCGTAA
- the spoIVB gene encoding SpoIVB peptidase yields MNGKTSWRRVFGLFLAIILGFAVCSAPMRHYAAFPNELRLFEGQDKHLHYAMPVHAQGSLDSTVAEVNGSASANVRIDLNHPLSIHSKRSGQTELKLKLFGRIPFKTVKLQVVPDLKVIPGGQTIGVKVKSAGIMVVGHHLVQTGGQSRVSPGEEAKLRMGDLIVSINGEPVNDVKRVAPFAKQAGTTGQPLRLLVQRGKVQFRTTLTPVYDQEDKAWRIGLYIRDSAAGVGTLTFYAPDQGVYGALGHVITDMDTQTPITVGSGQILQSNVTSIAKSENGDPGEKRAEFVPGSKTLGNVERNTPFGIFGQMGELPGHAYQADPVPVAFAEEVREGPAEIWTVVGGQKVERFKIEIVHVSRQSSPATKGMVIRVTDPDLIKRTGGIVQGMSGSPILQNGKLVGAVTHVFVNDPASGYGCYIEWMLQDAGIMLKPGQTKSKAV; encoded by the coding sequence TTGAACGGGAAGACCTCTTGGCGTCGCGTTTTTGGTCTATTCCTAGCGATTATCCTAGGATTTGCCGTCTGTTCCGCGCCGATGCGTCATTATGCCGCATTCCCGAATGAGCTTCGGTTGTTCGAGGGACAAGACAAGCACCTTCATTATGCGATGCCCGTTCACGCGCAGGGCTCGCTGGATTCGACGGTCGCTGAAGTCAACGGCTCGGCAAGTGCGAACGTGCGGATCGATCTTAATCATCCGTTGTCGATTCATTCCAAGCGCAGCGGTCAAACCGAACTCAAGCTTAAGCTATTCGGCCGGATACCGTTCAAGACCGTGAAGCTGCAAGTCGTTCCGGATCTCAAGGTCATTCCCGGCGGCCAGACGATCGGCGTCAAAGTAAAATCAGCAGGCATTATGGTGGTCGGGCATCATCTCGTTCAGACAGGCGGGCAATCCCGCGTATCGCCTGGCGAAGAAGCCAAGCTTCGCATGGGAGATCTGATCGTATCCATCAATGGGGAACCGGTCAATGACGTGAAGCGCGTCGCTCCGTTCGCGAAGCAAGCCGGTACGACCGGGCAACCGCTGAGGCTCCTCGTGCAGCGTGGCAAAGTGCAATTTCGAACGACGCTCACGCCCGTATACGATCAGGAAGACAAAGCTTGGCGCATCGGTCTTTATATCCGCGATTCGGCGGCAGGCGTCGGCACGCTGACTTTTTATGCGCCTGATCAAGGCGTATACGGAGCGCTCGGCCATGTCATCACCGACATGGATACGCAGACGCCGATTACGGTGGGCAGCGGGCAAATTCTTCAATCAAACGTCACTTCCATCGCAAAAAGCGAAAATGGAGATCCGGGCGAAAAGCGGGCGGAGTTCGTACCGGGCAGCAAGACGCTGGGCAATGTGGAGCGCAATACGCCGTTCGGCATCTTCGGTCAAATGGGCGAACTTCCGGGGCATGCCTATCAGGCGGATCCCGTACCGGTCGCATTTGCCGAAGAAGTCAGAGAAGGTCCGGCCGAGATCTGGACGGTCGTCGGCGGCCAGAAGGTCGAGCGCTTCAAGATCGAGATCGTGCACGTATCCAGACAGTCGTCTCCTGCGACCAAAGGAATGGTCATCCGCGTCACCGACCCGGACCTCATCAAGCGCACGGGCGGCATCGTTCAAGGAATGAGCGGCAGCCCGATTCTCCAGAACGGCAAGCTGGTCGGCGCCGTCACGCACGTATTCGTCAACGATCCGGCGTCCGGGTACGGCTGCTACATCGAATGGATGCTTCAAGACGCCGGCATTATGCTGAAGCCGGGCCAAACGAAATCCAAGGCGGTATGA
- the spo0A gene encoding sporulation transcription factor Spo0A: protein MPRIEVFLADDNREFTNLLSEYIEEQEDMTVIGVAYNGEEVIRQLEETRNIPDVMILDIIMPHLDGLGVLEKLRDMNLSPMPKIIMLTAFGQENITQRAVQLGASYYILKPFDMDVLANRIRQLAGTPSQSPVSVSSSVSSSFSGGSRSNIVPIGKPKNLDANITSIIHEIGVPAHIKGYQYLREAITMVYNNIEILGAITKTLYPAIAEKFKTTPSRVERAIRHAIEVAWTRGNIDSISHLFGYTINIAKSKPTNSEFIAMVADKLRIEHKVS, encoded by the coding sequence TTGCCGCGGATCGAAGTATTTCTTGCAGATGATAACCGAGAATTCACCAACCTGCTGTCCGAGTACATTGAAGAGCAGGAGGACATGACCGTCATCGGCGTGGCGTACAACGGAGAAGAGGTCATTCGTCAGCTGGAAGAAACCCGGAATATTCCGGATGTGATGATTCTGGATATTATTATGCCTCATCTGGACGGCCTCGGCGTATTGGAAAAGCTGAGGGACATGAACTTGTCCCCCATGCCCAAGATCATCATGCTCACCGCATTCGGCCAAGAGAACATCACCCAACGCGCGGTACAACTGGGCGCCTCCTATTATATTTTGAAGCCGTTCGACATGGACGTGCTTGCCAACCGGATTCGTCAGCTCGCGGGCACGCCGTCGCAGAGCCCGGTATCCGTCTCATCGTCGGTCTCTTCTTCCTTCAGCGGCGGATCGCGCTCGAATATCGTGCCGATCGGCAAACCAAAAAATCTGGACGCTAACATCACGAGCATCATCCACGAGATCGGCGTGCCGGCGCATATCAAAGGTTACCAATACCTGCGCGAAGCCATCACGATGGTATACAATAACATCGAGATTCTGGGCGCGATTACGAAAACGCTGTATCCGGCCATCGCCGAAAAATTCAAGACGACGCCTAGCCGCGTCGAACGCGCCATCCGCCATGCGATCGAAGTCGCCTGGACGCGCGGCAATATCGACAGCATCAGCCACCTTTTCGGCTATACGATCAACATCGCCAAGTCCAAGCCGACGAACTCCGAGTTCATCGCGATGGTGGCGGACAAGCTTCGCATCGAGCACAAGGTTAGCTAG
- a CDS encoding acetylxylan esterase yields the protein MNNAIQRRIADLEQYRPALTAEPDLESFWTDTLTAVEAKPLNGTRQLTETPLGGMEAYKVEFEGFDSTRIHGWFILPKNRPADAKLPCVVLYHGYTGSKGYPEDFAQYAMMGIAAFAVDIRGQGGDTGNLLPQRHGMTRGWLTQNILDKDECYYKAISIDALKALEWAAAQPEVDTGRICASGGSQGGGLALIAAALSDVPSIAVAHIPNMCHMDFGILNSTSSLTEAADFLNRFPDKLDHVLRTLSYFDMMNLAHRIRIPLLVSVGLKDPVTMPETIFAAYNRIETDKRIEVYPFQGHAVSGDQNRKALEFIRSRFNF from the coding sequence ATGAATAACGCCATCCAGAGGCGCATCGCCGATCTCGAGCAGTACCGCCCGGCCTTGACCGCCGAGCCCGATCTCGAGTCCTTTTGGACGGACACGCTGACCGCTGTCGAGGCCAAGCCGCTTAATGGCACCCGTCAATTAACCGAGACGCCGCTCGGTGGCATGGAAGCGTACAAGGTGGAATTCGAAGGATTCGACAGCACCCGGATTCACGGCTGGTTCATTTTGCCGAAAAACCGGCCGGCCGACGCCAAGCTTCCTTGCGTCGTTCTCTATCACGGTTATACGGGCAGCAAGGGTTATCCCGAGGATTTTGCGCAGTATGCGATGATGGGCATCGCCGCATTCGCCGTAGACATTCGCGGGCAAGGCGGGGATACAGGGAATCTGCTCCCTCAGCGGCACGGAATGACGCGCGGCTGGCTGACGCAAAACATTTTGGACAAAGACGAATGTTATTATAAAGCGATCTCGATCGATGCGCTGAAGGCGCTGGAGTGGGCGGCGGCGCAGCCGGAAGTCGACACCGGGCGCATCTGCGCGAGCGGCGGCAGCCAGGGCGGCGGTCTCGCGCTGATTGCCGCGGCGTTGTCGGACGTTCCCTCGATCGCCGTCGCGCATATCCCCAACATGTGCCATATGGATTTCGGCATTTTAAACTCTACCAGCTCGCTGACGGAAGCCGCCGATTTTTTAAACCGTTTTCCGGACAAGCTCGATCACGTGCTGCGTACGCTCAGCTACTTCGACATGATGAACCTGGCCCATCGCATCCGCATCCCGCTGCTTGTCTCGGTCGGACTCAAGGATCCTGTCACGATGCCCGAAACGATATTTGCCGCCTACAATCGGATCGAAACGGATAAGCGGATCGAGGTTTACCCGTTCCAGGGACATGCGGTCAGCGGCGACCAGAATCGCAAAGCGCTGGAATTTATCAGATCGCGCTTCAATTTTTAG
- a CDS encoding peptidylprolyl isomerase: MSDLEKDPNNPAGRDGVSDENREQNRVEAIEEATESADLYKEDIAPEAHVAAGEPAANTPAAASKASVVVPWIVAVIAVIALAVVLIRQNDDGNTLKGAVGTLNGKDITKADFYTVMYDQVGKDQAGSMLDNYMTLKLIEGEAEKAGLTEAAAQEAVNQEVVKIKAQYNFATDADFENALSSSNTTLEAYKKNQILPQVELRAIFEKKVAPKEEDLKAYYDKNKANFDTAEQVRASHILLATKAEAEAVLKDLKGGADFATVAKEKSTDTGSQASGGDLGFFGKGAMNEQFETAAFKLKKGEMSGVVESPNGFHIILLTDRKDAVTSTYDSVKDKVKSAYLDEKVNEGASEWIETAKKDAGYENLLTKTEEPAASASPESSPAASPSASASASQ, encoded by the coding sequence ATGAGCGATTTGGAAAAGGACCCGAACAACCCAGCCGGAAGGGATGGGGTATCGGACGAAAATAGGGAGCAAAATCGCGTAGAAGCGATCGAAGAAGCAACAGAATCGGCCGACTTGTACAAAGAAGATATCGCGCCTGAGGCTCATGTTGCGGCGGGGGAACCAGCTGCGAACACGCCGGCGGCTGCATCCAAAGCGTCGGTCGTCGTACCTTGGATCGTCGCCGTCATTGCCGTCATCGCGCTGGCTGTCGTATTGATTCGTCAGAACGATGACGGCAATACCCTCAAGGGCGCAGTCGGAACGTTAAACGGGAAAGACATTACCAAGGCGGACTTCTACACGGTCATGTACGATCAGGTCGGCAAGGACCAGGCGGGTTCCATGCTCGACAACTATATGACGCTCAAGCTGATCGAAGGCGAAGCGGAGAAAGCGGGCCTGACCGAAGCGGCTGCGCAAGAGGCGGTCAACCAGGAAGTCGTCAAGATCAAGGCGCAGTACAACTTCGCGACGGATGCCGACTTCGAAAACGCCTTGTCGTCGAGCAACACGACGCTTGAAGCGTACAAGAAAAATCAGATTTTGCCGCAAGTCGAGCTTCGCGCGATTTTCGAAAAGAAGGTTGCACCGAAGGAAGAGGACCTCAAAGCGTATTACGATAAGAACAAAGCCAACTTCGATACGGCCGAGCAGGTACGCGCCTCGCATATTTTGCTGGCAACCAAAGCGGAGGCAGAAGCTGTCCTGAAGGATCTCAAGGGCGGCGCCGACTTCGCGACGGTCGCCAAGGAGAAGTCCACCGACACCGGCTCCCAAGCGAGCGGCGGCGATCTCGGCTTCTTCGGCAAAGGCGCTATGAACGAGCAGTTCGAGACGGCGGCCTTTAAGCTTAAGAAGGGCGAAATGAGCGGTGTCGTCGAATCTCCGAACGGCTTTCATATCATTCTTTTGACGGACCGCAAGGATGCTGTCACCTCCACCTATGACTCGGTCAAGGACAAGGTCAAGTCCGCTTATCTCGACGAAAAGGTGAACGAAGGCGCATCCGAATGGATCGAGACGGCCAAAAAAGATGCAGGCTACGAAAACCTGCTGACGAAAACAGAAGAACCGGCCGCTTCCGCATCGCCGGAGTCTTCTCCGGCCGCATCCCCGTCGGCTTCCGCTAGCGCAAGCCAATAA